From Streptomyces sp. NBC_00775, one genomic window encodes:
- a CDS encoding ABC transporter permease — MTIDWSWIGDHTDDLTTLTLSHLQAALSAVFFGLLISLPLAVVAHRVRPLRGFLLGLSNVLFTIPSIAIFVLLLPVSGLTRTTTVIGLTVYSLVVLLRNTVEGLDSVPAKTKEAAKAMGTRPLRTLLTVELPLALPVIMAGVRIATVMSISLVSVATYIGDGGLGQLFTDGFQRDFPTPVVAGVVLTLLLALVADALLVAIQYVLTPWTRRRA; from the coding sequence ATGACCATCGACTGGTCGTGGATAGGCGACCACACGGACGACCTCACCACGCTCACCCTCTCCCACCTCCAGGCCGCCCTCTCGGCAGTCTTCTTCGGCCTGCTGATCTCGCTCCCCCTGGCCGTCGTCGCCCACCGGGTCCGCCCGCTGCGCGGCTTCCTCCTCGGCCTCTCGAACGTCCTGTTCACGATCCCGTCGATCGCGATCTTCGTACTCCTGCTGCCGGTGAGCGGTCTCACCCGCACCACGACGGTCATCGGCCTGACGGTCTACTCCCTGGTCGTCCTCCTGCGGAACACGGTCGAGGGCCTCGACTCGGTCCCCGCGAAGACCAAGGAGGCGGCGAAGGCGATGGGCACCCGCCCCCTGCGCACCCTCCTGACCGTCGAACTCCCCCTCGCCCTCCCGGTGATCATGGCGGGGGTCCGGATCGCCACGGTCATGTCAATCTCCCTGGTCTCCGTGGCGACCTACATCGGCGACGGCGGCCTCGGCCAGCTCTTCACCGACGGCTTCCAGCGCGACTTCCCGACCCCGGTCGTCGCCGGTGTCGTCCTGACCCTGCTCCTTGCCCTGGTCGCGGACGCGCTGCTGGTCGCGATCCAGTACGTACTCACCCCGTGGACGAGGCGGCGAGCCTGA
- a CDS encoding ABC transporter permease: MYELFKNLGSWLISGDQWSGTDGIAHRLAEHLEYSLFATLIAAAIALPLGLLIGHTGKGAFLAINLASFGRALPTVGLVVLVFLVSGLSLWSVYVALVVLAVPAIVTNTYAGMSVVDPEVKDAARGQGMRGHQVLFQVEIPLALPLIMTGLRLSLIQVVSTATIAAYVSFGGLGRYVFDGLAQRDLVQVLGGAALVAIVAVVLDLALAGLQRYLFRHRRTAAH; the protein is encoded by the coding sequence ATGTACGAACTCTTCAAGAACCTCGGCAGCTGGCTGATCAGCGGCGACCAGTGGTCGGGCACGGACGGCATAGCGCACCGCCTGGCCGAGCACCTCGAATACTCCCTCTTCGCCACGCTCATAGCGGCCGCCATCGCGCTCCCGCTGGGCCTGCTCATCGGCCACACCGGCAAGGGCGCGTTCCTGGCCATCAACCTCGCGTCCTTCGGCCGCGCGCTCCCCACGGTCGGCCTGGTGGTCCTGGTCTTCCTGGTCAGCGGCCTGTCCCTGTGGTCGGTGTACGTGGCCCTTGTCGTCCTCGCCGTACCGGCCATCGTCACCAACACCTACGCGGGCATGAGCGTGGTGGACCCGGAGGTGAAGGACGCGGCACGGGGGCAGGGCATGCGCGGCCACCAGGTCCTGTTCCAGGTGGAGATCCCCCTGGCCCTCCCCCTGATCATGACGGGCCTGCGCCTCTCCCTGATCCAGGTGGTGTCCACCGCCACGATCGCCGCGTACGTCAGTTTCGGGGGCCTCGGCCGGTACGTCTTCGACGGCCTGGCCCAGCGCGACCTCGTCCAGGTTCTCGGCGGCGCGGCCCTGGTCGCGATCGTCGCCGTCGTACTCGACCTGGCGCTGGCCGGACTCCAGCGCTACCTCTTCCGCCACCGCCGTACCGCAGCCCACTGA
- a CDS encoding amidohydrolase, translated as MPTDVHQHIWPPAFVELLRARTTPPYLDGWTLHLTGEPPYEVDPADHDIAARTRLAASDGLDLALVSLSSPLGIEYLPPAEAAPLLTAFHDGALALPAPFGVWASPCLSAPDPEAVARELSRGCAGLQLPATALLDAAGWERCAPLLDVLTDTGHDKPLFIHPGAAPPTPDAPPWWPALVPYLHQMHASWFAFRAFGRARHPRLRVCFAALAGLAPLHGERLAARGGGRGEVDFDAFYETSSYGTRAVDALVRAVGIDVVVSGSDRPYAPPVIPDLGADAAVHALRTANPARLLKGATP; from the coding sequence GTGCCCACCGACGTCCACCAGCACATCTGGCCGCCCGCCTTCGTCGAGCTGCTGCGCGCCCGCACCACGCCGCCGTACCTCGACGGCTGGACCCTGCACCTGACGGGCGAGCCGCCGTACGAGGTCGACCCGGCCGACCACGACATCGCGGCCCGCACCCGCCTCGCGGCCTCCGACGGCCTCGACCTGGCCCTCGTCTCGCTCTCCAGCCCGCTCGGCATCGAATACCTGCCGCCCGCCGAAGCCGCCCCGCTGCTCACCGCCTTCCACGACGGCGCCCTCGCCCTCCCCGCACCCTTCGGCGTCTGGGCCTCGCCCTGTCTGTCGGCACCGGACCCCGAGGCGGTCGCACGCGAACTGAGCCGAGGCTGCGCGGGCCTCCAGCTCCCCGCCACCGCACTGCTCGACGCGGCCGGCTGGGAGCGCTGCGCCCCGCTCCTCGACGTCCTCACCGACACCGGCCACGACAAGCCGCTCTTCATCCACCCGGGCGCCGCCCCGCCCACCCCCGACGCCCCGCCGTGGTGGCCCGCCCTGGTGCCCTACCTCCACCAGATGCACGCGTCCTGGTTCGCCTTCCGCGCCTTCGGCCGTGCCCGGCACCCGCGCCTGCGCGTCTGTTTCGCGGCCCTCGCGGGCCTGGCCCCGCTGCACGGCGAACGGCTCGCGGCCCGTGGCGGCGGGCGCGGCGAGGTCGACTTCGACGCCTTCTACGAGACCTCGTCCTACGGAACGCGCGCCGTCGACGCACTCGTCCGCGCCGTCGGCATCGACGTGGTCGTCAGCGGCAGCGACCGCCCCTACGCACCCCCCGTCATCCCCGACCTCGGCGCGGACGCCGCCGTCCACGCCCTGCGCACCGCCAACCCCGCCCGCCTGCTGAAGGGAGCCACCCCATGA
- a CDS encoding ABC transporter ATP-binding protein → MIQFDTVHKRFPNGTTAVHDLSLEMPEGGVTVLVGSSGCGKTTTLRMINRMVDPTSGTIRVGGKDVLEQDAAELRRSIGYVIQQSGLFPHRTVLDNIATVPLLLGWGRKKARARAAELLETVGLAADAGKRYPHQLSGGQQQRVGVARALAADPPVLLMDEPFGAVDPVVRTQLQDELLRLQKELSKTIVFVTHDIDEAVRLGDQIAIFRTGGHLVQCATPAELLAHPADDFVADFLGAERGLKLLSLKSLADLPQGPAPKGGAWTLVLDEARKPLHWASTSSTGAELPVRPLKDTDSLLAALNESIASPTGLIARVDAAGVLTGVSSRDDIHEQAGRAHTEASVPA, encoded by the coding sequence ATGATCCAGTTCGATACGGTCCACAAGCGCTTCCCGAACGGCACGACAGCCGTCCACGACCTCTCCCTGGAAATGCCGGAAGGCGGCGTGACCGTCCTCGTCGGATCTTCCGGTTGCGGTAAGACGACCACCCTCAGGATGATCAACCGGATGGTCGATCCGACCTCCGGCACCATCCGGGTCGGCGGCAAGGACGTCCTGGAACAGGACGCGGCCGAGCTGCGCCGTTCCATCGGCTACGTCATCCAGCAGTCGGGGCTCTTCCCGCACCGCACGGTGCTCGACAACATCGCCACCGTGCCGCTCCTCCTCGGCTGGGGCCGCAAGAAGGCGCGGGCGAGGGCGGCCGAGCTCCTGGAGACCGTCGGCCTGGCCGCCGACGCCGGGAAGCGGTACCCGCACCAGCTCTCCGGCGGCCAGCAGCAGCGCGTCGGCGTCGCCCGCGCGCTCGCCGCCGACCCGCCCGTCCTCCTCATGGACGAGCCCTTCGGCGCGGTCGACCCGGTCGTGCGCACCCAGCTCCAGGACGAACTCCTTCGCCTCCAGAAGGAGTTGAGCAAGACCATCGTCTTCGTCACGCACGACATCGACGAGGCGGTACGGCTCGGCGACCAGATCGCGATCTTCCGCACCGGCGGCCATCTGGTGCAGTGCGCGACGCCCGCGGAGCTGCTGGCCCACCCGGCGGACGACTTCGTGGCGGACTTCCTCGGCGCCGAGCGCGGCCTCAAGCTGCTCTCGCTGAAGTCCCTCGCGGACCTCCCCCAGGGCCCGGCCCCCAAGGGCGGCGCCTGGACCCTCGTCCTCGACGAGGCCCGCAAGCCGCTGCACTGGGCGTCGACGTCCTCGACGGGCGCCGAACTCCCCGTACGGCCGCTGAAGGACACCGACTCCCTGCTGGCGGCCCTCAACGAGTCGATCGCCTCCCCCACCGGCCTGATCGCCCGGGTCGACGCGGCCGGAGTCCTCACCGGTGTCTCGTCCCGGGACGACATCCACGAGCAGGCGGGCCGTGCCCACACGGAAGCGAGCGTGCCCGCATGA
- a CDS encoding carbonic anhydrase, translating to MPSNRRAFLAATTAALTATPTASAAAAPHPHPYRDPDPHPHPHPTTARGALAELLAGNRRYAAGHSRHPHEGRSRRHVLAAEQHPFAVVVGCIDSRVPPELVFDQGLGDLLCIRTAGQVLDEAVLGSIQYGVAELHIPLVLVLGHERCGAVAATLAHLRDGTPVPGHLRLLVDEIAPAARRTRGLPGDWADHTVRAHTAWVRDVIRTDPAFATAQVAAARFDLDTGRVGLLP from the coding sequence ATGCCCTCGAACCGCAGGGCCTTTCTGGCGGCGACCACCGCCGCGCTCACCGCGACCCCGACCGCTTCGGCCGCCGCCGCACCACATCCGCATCCGTACCGGGATCCGGACCCACATCCGCACCCGCACCCGACGACCGCCCGCGGGGCCCTCGCCGAACTCCTCGCGGGCAACCGGCGGTACGCCGCCGGGCACTCCCGTCATCCGCACGAGGGGCGCTCCCGGCGGCATGTCCTCGCCGCCGAGCAGCACCCGTTCGCGGTCGTCGTCGGGTGCATCGACTCGCGGGTGCCGCCCGAGCTGGTCTTCGACCAGGGGCTCGGGGACCTGCTCTGCATAAGGACCGCCGGCCAGGTGCTGGACGAGGCGGTGCTCGGGTCCATCCAGTACGGGGTGGCGGAGCTGCACATTCCGTTGGTGCTGGTTCTCGGGCACGAGCGGTGCGGGGCGGTCGCGGCGACGCTCGCGCATCTGCGCGACGGGACGCCCGTGCCGGGGCATCTCCGGCTGCTGGTGGACGAGATCGCCCCTGCCGCGCGGCGGACCCGGGGGCTGCCCGGGGACTGGGCCGATCACACCGTGCGGGCCCACACGGCGTGGGTCCGCGATGTGATCCGGACGGATCCGGCGTTCGCCACGGCGCAGGTCGCCGCCGCGCGGTTCGACCTCGATACCGGGCGGGTGGGTCTGCTGCCCTGA
- a CDS encoding cystathionine beta-synthase, with translation MQFHDSMISLVGNTPLVRLNNVTAGIQATVLAKVEYFNPGGSVKDRIALRMIEAAEESGALKPGGTIVEPTSGNTGVGLAIVAQQKGYKCIFVCPDKVSTDKINVLRAYGAEVVVCPTAVDPEHPDSYYNVSDRLVRETPGAWKPDQYSNPNNPLSHYHSTGPELWEQTEGRITHFVAGVGTGGTISGTGRYLKDASDGKVQVVGADPEGSVYSGGSGRPYLVEGVGEDFWPTAYDRTVADEIVAVSDKDSFQMTRRLAKEEGLLVGGSCGMAVVAALRVAERLGPDDVVVVLLPDSGRGYLSKIFNDEWMADYGFLEDTGPSARVADVLNDKAGGSIPSLVHMHPEETVGEAIEVLREYGVSQMPIVKPGAGHPDVMAAEVIGSVVERELLDALFTKRASLEDPLEKHMSSPLPQVGSGEPVGDLMSVLGTADAAIVLVEGKPTGVVSRQDLLSFLAKGGAKQ, from the coding sequence GTGCAATTCCACGACTCGATGATCAGTCTCGTCGGCAACACCCCGCTGGTGAGGCTCAACAACGTGACCGCGGGCATCCAGGCGACCGTCCTGGCGAAGGTTGAGTACTTCAACCCCGGCGGGTCCGTGAAGGACCGCATCGCCCTGCGCATGATCGAGGCCGCGGAGGAGAGCGGCGCCCTCAAGCCGGGGGGCACGATTGTCGAGCCGACCAGTGGAAACACCGGTGTGGGGCTTGCCATCGTGGCCCAGCAGAAGGGCTACAAGTGCATCTTCGTCTGCCCGGACAAGGTCTCCACCGACAAGATCAACGTGCTGCGCGCCTACGGTGCCGAGGTCGTCGTCTGCCCGACCGCCGTCGATCCCGAGCACCCGGACTCGTACTACAACGTCTCCGACCGGCTGGTGCGGGAGACCCCGGGCGCCTGGAAGCCCGACCAGTACTCCAACCCGAACAACCCCCTCTCGCACTATCACTCCACCGGCCCCGAGCTGTGGGAGCAGACGGAGGGAAGGATCACCCACTTCGTCGCGGGCGTGGGCACCGGCGGGACCATCTCGGGTACGGGGCGGTATCTGAAGGACGCCAGTGACGGCAAGGTCCAGGTCGTCGGCGCCGACCCGGAGGGGTCCGTGTACTCCGGCGGCTCCGGGCGGCCGTATCTCGTCGAGGGCGTCGGCGAGGACTTCTGGCCGACGGCGTACGACCGGACCGTCGCGGACGAGATCGTCGCCGTGTCCGACAAGGACTCGTTCCAGATGACGCGGCGCCTCGCCAAGGAGGAGGGGCTGCTCGTCGGTGGCTCCTGCGGTATGGCCGTGGTCGCCGCGCTGCGTGTCGCCGAGCGGCTCGGGCCGGACGATGTCGTGGTCGTCCTGCTCCCCGACAGCGGGCGCGGCTACCTCAGTAAGATCTTCAACGACGAGTGGATGGCCGACTACGGCTTCCTGGAGGACACCGGCCCGAGCGCGCGCGTCGCCGACGTCCTCAACGACAAGGCGGGCGGCTCCATCCCCTCCCTCGTCCACATGCACCCGGAGGAGACGGTCGGCGAGGCCATCGAGGTGCTGCGCGAGTACGGCGTCTCGCAGATGCCGATCGTGAAGCCGGGCGCCGGACACCCGGACGTGATGGCCGCCGAGGTCATCGGATCCGTCGTCGAACGCGAGCTGCTCGACGCGCTCTTCACCAAGCGGGCCTCCCTGGAGGACCCGCTGGAGAAGCACATGTCGTCGCCGCTGCCGCAGGTCGGCTCCGGCGAGCCGGTCGGCGACCTGATGTCCGTGCTCGGCACCGCCGACGCCGCGATCGTCCTCGTCGAGGGCAAGCCCACCGGTGTCGTCAGCCGCCAGGACCTGCTGTCCTTCCTGGCCAAGGGCGGCGCCAAGCAGTAG
- a CDS encoding ABC transporter substrate-binding protein, translated as MNRRTLLGGLFAAASVPALAACGSGITSLDGSGSADSGGSGSSAGGVTIGTANFTENQILGYLYAGVLDAAGIKTKVRPNLGSREIVVPALKGGDIDLLPEYQGSLLLYLDEKATDTEAGAMQNTLTTVLPSGLEVLPYAAAEDRDSFAVTKETADKYGLTSLADLRKANGKLILGAAAEMKKRVVGVVGLKDRYGVEFKEFKSLDSSGPLVKGALKKGDIDVANVFTTDVDVIENGWVVLTDPLNLIPSQHIVPLIASRKADAKVRKALATLGNVLTSEELTKLNRLVDKDKKDPDEVAAAWLKGKKLA; from the coding sequence ATGAACCGTAGGACCCTGCTCGGCGGCCTCTTCGCCGCCGCCTCCGTCCCCGCCCTCGCCGCCTGCGGCAGCGGTATCACCTCGCTCGACGGCTCCGGCAGCGCGGACAGCGGCGGCTCCGGATCCAGTGCCGGCGGCGTGACCATCGGCACCGCCAACTTCACCGAGAACCAGATACTCGGCTACCTGTACGCGGGCGTCCTGGACGCCGCGGGCATCAAGACCAAGGTCCGCCCCAACCTCGGCTCGCGCGAGATCGTCGTCCCGGCGCTCAAGGGCGGCGACATCGACCTGCTCCCCGAGTACCAGGGCAGCCTCCTCCTCTACCTGGACGAGAAGGCCACGGACACGGAGGCGGGCGCCATGCAGAACACGCTGACCACCGTGCTGCCCAGCGGCCTCGAAGTCCTCCCCTACGCGGCCGCCGAGGACCGCGACAGCTTCGCCGTCACCAAGGAGACCGCCGACAAGTACGGCCTCACCTCCCTCGCCGACCTGCGCAAGGCCAACGGCAAGCTCATCCTGGGCGCCGCCGCCGAGATGAAGAAGCGCGTCGTCGGCGTCGTCGGCCTCAAGGACCGCTACGGCGTGGAGTTCAAGGAGTTCAAGTCCCTCGACTCCTCCGGCCCGCTGGTCAAGGGCGCCCTGAAGAAGGGTGACATCGACGTCGCCAACGTCTTCACCACGGACGTCGACGTCATCGAGAACGGCTGGGTGGTCCTCACCGACCCCCTGAACCTGATCCCGTCCCAGCACATCGTCCCCCTCATCGCCTCCCGCAAGGCCGACGCCAAGGTCCGCAAGGCCCTGGCCACCCTCGGCAACGTCCTCACCTCCGAGGAACTCACCAAGCTCAACCGCCTGGTGGACAAGGACAAGAAGGACCCGGACGAGGTGGCTGCGGCCTGGCTGAAGGGGAAGAAGCTGGCGTGA
- a CDS encoding SulP family inorganic anion transporter, translating to MKHSPALTRALSVLPSSADFRSMTRAPRRDLLCGLTVAVVALPLALGFGVTSGLGAASGLATAIVAGTLAALFGGSARQVSGPTGAMTVVLVPIVHEYGADGVLTVGLIAGVILLALAFARAGAAMAYVPAPVIAGFTVGIACVIALQQVPSALGVPVPGGDQVAEVAARAAEEFGRGPQWAALALSLGSAAVMLAGARWKPGVPFSLVAVAAATLVAEGLGLRVTRIGSLPASLPAPSLAFFDVSRVPSLLAPAAAVAALAALESLLSASVADGMRPGERHDPGKELFGQGIANLAAPLFGGVPATGAIARTAVNVRTGAASRLAALTHAVILAGIVAAAAPLVARIPLAALAGVLLATAVRMVETGAVRAMARATRGDALVLALTACATLALDLVRAVLLGLGVSVLLALRASVRGTRLTPAAGDEGPGCAEVTYRFDGPLLFAAAHRFRRSLADVHGVSAVDLRMSGLTAVDATGALALKDAVGDLRGRGIEVRITGVERGHRKVLESLGVLPSGVQPSSHRGAIPSASGASAP from the coding sequence ATGAAGCACTCCCCCGCCCTCACCCGGGCTCTCTCCGTCCTGCCCTCCTCCGCCGACTTCCGTTCCATGACCCGCGCCCCGCGGCGCGACCTCCTCTGTGGGCTCACGGTCGCCGTGGTCGCCCTCCCCCTCGCCCTCGGATTCGGGGTCACGTCCGGGCTCGGGGCCGCCTCCGGGCTGGCCACCGCGATCGTCGCGGGGACGCTCGCCGCGCTGTTCGGCGGGTCGGCGAGACAGGTCAGCGGGCCCACCGGGGCGATGACCGTCGTGCTGGTGCCGATCGTTCACGAGTACGGCGCCGACGGCGTGCTGACCGTCGGGCTGATCGCGGGCGTGATCCTGCTGGCGCTCGCCTTCGCCCGGGCGGGGGCCGCGATGGCGTACGTGCCCGCCCCTGTCATCGCCGGGTTCACCGTCGGCATCGCCTGCGTCATCGCCTTGCAGCAGGTGCCGTCGGCGCTGGGGGTGCCCGTGCCGGGCGGTGACCAGGTCGCGGAGGTGGCGGCGCGGGCGGCCGAGGAGTTCGGGCGGGGCCCGCAGTGGGCGGCGCTCGCGCTGTCGCTGGGATCGGCGGCGGTGATGCTGGCCGGCGCCCGCTGGAAGCCCGGGGTGCCGTTCTCCCTCGTCGCCGTGGCCGCCGCGACGCTCGTCGCGGAGGGGCTCGGCCTGCGGGTGACCCGGATCGGCAGCCTGCCCGCCTCCCTCCCCGCCCCCTCCCTCGCCTTCTTCGACGTCTCCCGCGTGCCCTCCCTCCTCGCACCCGCCGCCGCGGTCGCGGCCCTCGCCGCCCTGGAGTCCCTGCTCTCCGCCTCGGTGGCGGACGGCATGCGCCCGGGTGAGCGCCACGACCCCGGCAAGGAACTCTTCGGCCAGGGCATCGCCAACCTCGCGGCCCCGCTGTTCGGCGGCGTACCGGCGACGGGCGCGATCGCGCGCACGGCGGTGAACGTCCGTACCGGCGCGGCCTCCCGCCTCGCGGCGCTCACGCACGCGGTGATCCTCGCCGGGATCGTCGCGGCGGCGGCCCCGCTGGTGGCGCGGATCCCGCTGGCCGCGCTGGCGGGCGTGCTGCTCGCCACCGCCGTACGGATGGTGGAGACGGGCGCGGTACGGGCGATGGCGCGCGCCACGCGCGGGGACGCCCTCGTGCTGGCGCTCACCGCGTGCGCGACGCTCGCCCTCGACCTGGTGCGCGCGGTGCTGCTCGGCCTCGGAGTGTCCGTGCTGCTCGCCCTGCGCGCGTCCGTGCGCGGCACCCGGCTCACTCCGGCGGCCGGCGACGAGGGGCCGGGGTGCGCGGAGGTCACGTACCGCTTCGACGGGCCCCTCCTGTTCGCCGCGGCCCACCGTTTCCGGCGCAGCCTGGCGGATGTGCACGGGGTGTCGGCGGTCGACCTGCGGATGTCGGGGCTGACGGCGGTCGACGCGACGGGCGCGCTGGCGCTGAAGGACGCGGTGGGGGATCTGCGGGGCCGGGGCATCGAGGTCCGCATCACCGGGGTCGAACGGGGGCACCGCAAGGTCCTGGAGTCACTCGGGGTGCTGCCGTCGGGGGTGCAGCCCAGTTCCCACAGGGGGGCTATCCCCAGTGCCTCGGGGGCCTCGGCTCCCTAA
- a CDS encoding LacI family DNA-binding transcriptional regulator, whose protein sequence is MARPNKRTTLREVAEATGLSTAAVSYALRGKHVSKETEERVRKAAAELGYEADPIARALASGRTSMVGVLAGDLQDLWQQQLMAAIGRELLAGDRYALILDAGGDPDRELVLAKQLRDQRVDALLVSPVNPSAEGWAAIADALPVVAVGDSLSAARTAGQVIFDNRAGIDAVLEYLHGLGHRRVTVLTPTRPSTPDRPADVYVREAADRLGLRAELVPCPQELGEATVVARRVLDGARPATAVFCFSDSLAYGVYAAAAEASLEVGRDVSVVGFDDHPVSRVLTPPLTTVDWGLAEIAAEAARLTVAAIEGKRVRKKRILCAPRMSERGSAVRV, encoded by the coding sequence ATGGCCAGGCCCAACAAGCGCACCACCCTCCGGGAGGTGGCCGAGGCCACGGGCCTCTCCACCGCCGCCGTCTCCTATGCCCTGCGCGGCAAGCACGTCTCGAAGGAGACCGAGGAGCGGGTACGCAAGGCCGCCGCCGAACTCGGCTACGAGGCCGACCCCATCGCCCGCGCCCTCGCCAGCGGCCGCACCAGCATGGTCGGCGTCCTCGCGGGCGACCTCCAGGACCTCTGGCAGCAGCAGCTGATGGCCGCCATCGGCCGGGAACTGCTGGCCGGCGACCGCTACGCGCTGATCCTGGACGCGGGCGGCGACCCCGACCGCGAACTGGTCCTCGCCAAGCAACTGCGCGACCAGCGGGTCGACGCGCTGCTGGTGTCCCCCGTCAACCCCTCGGCGGAGGGCTGGGCCGCCATCGCCGACGCGCTCCCGGTGGTGGCCGTCGGCGACTCCCTGAGCGCGGCCCGCACGGCCGGACAGGTCATCTTCGACAACAGGGCCGGCATCGACGCCGTACTGGAGTACCTCCACGGCCTCGGCCACCGCCGCGTGACCGTACTGACCCCGACCCGCCCCAGCACACCCGACCGCCCCGCCGACGTATACGTCCGCGAGGCCGCCGACCGCCTCGGGCTGCGCGCCGAACTCGTCCCCTGCCCCCAGGAGTTGGGCGAGGCGACGGTCGTGGCGCGACGGGTGCTGGACGGGGCGCGGCCCGCGACCGCCGTCTTCTGCTTCTCCGACTCGCTGGCGTACGGGGTGTACGCCGCCGCCGCCGAGGCCTCGCTGGAAGTGGGCCGCGATGTCTCCGTGGTCGGCTTCGACGACCACCCGGTGTCGAGGGTGCTTACGCCGCCGTTGACCACGGTCGACTGGGGGCTGGCCGAGATCGCGGCGGAGGCGGCTCGGTTGACCGTTGCGGCGATCGAGGGGAAGCGGGTGCGGAAGAAGCGGATTCTCTGTGCGCCTCGGATGAGTGAGCGGGGCTCGGCTGTGCGGGTGTAG
- a CDS encoding cysteine dioxygenase, with amino-acid sequence MTYEALPDRTLDKRELQALADDLAARPELWRAQVAFSDEERHYASLYRDEYVDVWLLCWTRQNDTGWHDHDISSGAVAVVQGALNESNPRIGGSHLSVTVGAGESFCFGPEHIHRLTGATDDAVSIHAYSPPLWRLGQYDITEDGLMRRMSVSYADELRPLDIPAA; translated from the coding sequence ATGACGTACGAGGCCCTGCCGGACCGCACCCTCGACAAGCGCGAGCTCCAGGCGCTCGCCGACGACCTCGCCGCCCGCCCCGAACTCTGGCGCGCACAGGTCGCCTTCTCCGACGAGGAGCGGCACTACGCGTCGCTGTACCGCGACGAGTACGTCGACGTCTGGCTGCTGTGCTGGACCCGGCAGAACGACACCGGCTGGCACGACCACGACATCTCCTCCGGCGCGGTCGCCGTCGTCCAGGGCGCGCTGAACGAGTCCAACCCGCGCATCGGCGGCAGCCATCTGTCCGTCACCGTCGGCGCGGGCGAGTCGTTCTGCTTCGGCCCCGAGCACATCCACCGCCTCACCGGCGCGACCGACGACGCGGTCTCCATCCACGCGTACTCGCCGCCGCTGTGGCGCCTCGGCCAGTACGACATCACCGAGGACGGCCTGATGCGCCGGATGTCCGTCTCGTACGCCGACGAACTGCGGCCGCTGGACATCCCGGCCGCCTGA